Within Lolium rigidum isolate FL_2022 chromosome 5, APGP_CSIRO_Lrig_0.1, whole genome shotgun sequence, the genomic segment TTCCTCTTGCCCTGAGTGAAGGTGCAGATGGAACTTTGACCCAGAGATGAAGAGATGTGAGCTGATCTCAAACACAAGTTGCAGACTCAGCACCCTGAAGCAAAAAAATGACAGAAACATTAGCCACGAGTTATGGATCAAACTATTAGAATACTGGAACAAACCAGACAACGATCGATCAAAAACTAAAATGGTTTGTAAAAAAAATAAGCTCACATATAAGACGATTTGGGACAGGTATGAATAGTCACTCTTCCAATTAAAGATTTTTGGAAAATGTTTTCTGAGATTGTACAAATTCAGATGAAGTGAAAAAATCTGAGAATTATGAGAAGAGTGTTGTATCAAATGGTTAAAATAAAAATTCGTCTATATGTAGACTGCTACACCCAGCAtataagtaaataaaatgaaatatTCAGTGATTTCAACAgattaaaatttcaaaatgtgaGGTACTTCCTGGGAACAAAGGCACTCAACGGCAAATGAGATGATAAACACTATATAAATAGTCACATGAAAGTACCACAGCAAAAAtatcgtttcaattttttttatcttaACCATTGATCTAATTGTAGGAAACACACAATCACCGATAATTTTAGCTCTGCCAGGCACAAACAAAAATGATAGTAGTATCAGTGTATCACAGAAGAGACAGAATCATAGGCCAGGAGCCAAATTTGATGTGGTTCAAACTATTAGAATACTGTGAACAAACCGGAAAGCGATCGATTAAATACTAAAATGGTCTGTAACAAAGTAAATAAGCTCATGCATAAAACAATTTGGTACATGCATGAATAGTCACTCTTCGAATTAAAGACTTTTGGAAAGAGTTATCTGAGAAATTATACAGATTCAGATGAAGTGAAAAATACTTAGAATTATGAGAAGGGTGTTGTATCAAATGGTTAAACTGAAAATTCATCTATAGGTACACTGCTACTCCCAGCATatgtaagtaaataaaattaCTTCTGACAATATTTAGTTTTTTCGTTAAAGTGCTGTCAGTATTTCTTGATTTCAAGAGATCAAAATTTCAAAAATGTAAGGTAGTTCCACAGAACAAAGACACATAACAACAAATGAGATGATAAACAATATATAAATAGTGACATGGAAGTTCCACACCAACAATATCCTTTCCAGATTTCTTTGATCTTCAAAAGTGATCTAATTGTAGGAAACACAAAGTCCCAAATAATTGTAGCTCTTCCCGAAAAAAAATGTAGCTCTGTTTTTATATACAATTTAGCTAATAGTTAACGGGTTTGATCCCTTGTATGCTAAATAGAAatatttgtttttttgttttagcTGTGAAGGACTATAACAAAGAACAATGTTTGATTCCTTTGAAAAAAATTAAGGCGGGTGCATCACAAAGATAGTATTACATATTTATATCTATATCTGCCCTGGATTCTGATGGGAAGTTAAGAAGCACATATATTGTACAAAAGCAGCCAGAGCTAATATTCCTTTTCCAGCCATTAAACATGCCGAGCTAATACGAGAAGATTGTTGTATCAAATGGTTAAACTTAAAATTCATGTACAAGTAGACTGCGACTCCCAGCATATATAAGTAAATAAAATGACCGCTGGCAGTACTTAGTGATTTCAAAATatcaaaatttcaaaatgtaagGTAGTTCCAGGGAACAAAGGCACTTAAAATGAGATGATTAACAATATATATATGGTATACACCAATAATATCCATTGCAGATTTCTTTTATCTTCAAAAGTGATCTAATTGTAGGAAACACACAATCACAAATAATTTCAGTTCTGCCAGGAAAAAAAAGGATATTTCTAGCTATGTTTTCATATACAATTTAGCTAATAGTAAACATATTCGATCCCTTCTACggtaaatacaaatatttgtttacTTCGTTCTAGTTACGAAGGAACATAACAAATAACAGTATTTGATTATTTCAAAAATTCAAGGGGCGTGTGTCACAATGATATTGCATATTTTACACCTGTATCTTAGGAATTCTCAGGGGAAGTTAAGAAGCACAGATACTGTACAAAACTAGCCAGAGCTAATATTTCTGTTCCAGCCAGAAAACATGCCGAGCCATGACACACTTTAGCTTCATGTATCTAATTTGACCTTGAGTTAAGTAAACAATTAATCAACCCTGTTTCCAAATAATATAAGCAATCACCCTTGCATTGTAAATTACTAAATCTTCTGGCAAACCACCAGCATAGATTATCTCTAATTATCTCTTATCTATGTGACCAGGGTTTCCAAAACAGAGACATGTATTCTGGAATGATTGCTTTACATTCCTTACCACTTTGAACCCATTCAGTAGGCTAGCTATCTTGCAAGATGAAATCTTGATAACTATGCACATCCTAGAACACATGCATGTCCAAATCTAGTGGACTTATATATGGCCTGATGATGCACGTGCAACAAACTACCCAAGCAATTAGCCAGATCGATGATGGTAGAACTAGAAATTACGCGCATGACCAATCAGAATGCTTGGATGAATGAACAACCATGGCATCACATCATGAAGAGGGGGAACAGAGAAGTGGGGTGAGGTTTTACCAATTAACGGGAACTCAGTACTGATCTGCAGCAAGGAACGCAGGCGGCCAGGCGAGGAAGTAGGCGTAGATGGGGTGCCCGTACTCCTTGCCATCCTTGGTCTCCAGGCGCTCCATCTTGCCGGTGTCCAGATGTACCGAGTAGCGGCCGTATCCAAAGGTCTGGATGAAGGCCTTGCCGGTGCGCCCGGCGTCCATGTCGCTGGGCCAAAGGTTGAAGATCCTTCGTTCCAGGTCCGTGGGCAGGCCTGGCACCGCGTCCCACACCACGCGCATGTCCATGATATCCCTCTCCAGAAGCCACCCGTTGTCGCTGCACCTGGCCTCGCCGCGCACCCAGAGCTGCAGCTGCCTTGAATCGCTGCCCATGGCAAGCAGGCAAAGCCGCCCGTCCTCCGGTGTCTCGCCGATGCGATACTTGGCGTACGGCCCCAGCTCTGCCGGCGCCACCAGGTAGGAGAAGCGCAGCGTGGCAGGGTCCAGCACGAGCACGCGGCCGGAGTTGCAGATGTGCCAGTACATCTTCCCGGCAGCGTGAACGCAGCGGCGATCTCTTCCCGGCAGCGTGAACGCATGTGATAGGACCGGGACGCCGAGTATATGTAGACCAGCATTTTCGGTTTTTAAGTGATCCAGCGACGTGCTGGTGATGCAAAGTGCATCTACAGCATGAGCCACAGAAAAATTGCTGGAGAGACTGGGTAAAAAAAGGTTAGAATGAAAATCCTAGTTTCATGCTAAAGAAAGCCTTCCAATTTAAACAGCTCATCTATCTCCCTACATCAGTGTTTTGCGGTTTAAAATATTGTTTGCTTACCTAATAGTCTGCAGAAGACAAGCTAAATGCAATGAAGAATCAAGCTATGTCACCAGGTTTGTAGAACACTCCTTGTACTACCCAATTGCTTGATGCTGAACTATGGCTTGCTATACAAATTCAAGCAATTAATTTGACCATCATAAGTGCCCAAACACTCAAATTACCAAGGCACGGCGGAACAACACTAGATTTGAAATAAGATAAATATTACTGAATACGAGCAAAACCATGGTTCGTCCAAATTCAGCATAATTTGACAGTACATCTGGCCAAATATCATCTTGTCCAAAGGATGCTTAGATAACATAGCATGAATAAACTACATAGATAGTCTCATACTGCACACACCACACAATGCTCAGAGCTTCTCGGCGTGCAGATTGAAAGGGAGATGGCAGCACATAAGTAGTGAGTAGAATTAGATATGGAAGGATGCATGCAAGCTGACTCCAAACAAAGTTGCGCCAATGCATTGCAAGTTACCACCCTAAATCATAAGAATGACAGAATTGTCAACAACCAAATTTGCAGCGAATCAAACAGACAGAATTTTATATGAGCAAACAAGAAGAACCACTAGTTAAAGAAATAAAATGGAGTTGTAACAGAACATTAAGCTTATGGGTACATTGTTTGGAACTGGAAACGGGATAACAGCTCAGTATATGAAAGATTGTAATAATTCAACTGTACTAGGATCTATTAGGTATGATCACAAGCAAATTAAACTAGATCATCTATCTCCTAAACTTAAAGTAAATAAGTTCACAAAAATAACTCCAATGATTAATTTTATAGAGTGAACATTACAATTTCATTTACCAATAATGACACAATGAAcaacccatatatagtcatatgcATATTTGACACCAATTATATCCTTTCTAGTAAAATCTCTTTGATCTTCTAAATGACTAAATTCTGCAAAATGCAGAGACACAGTTGCACCCTCTGTGGTAGTTATAAAATCAACGTGGGTAATAAAGACTACACTACCCAAGCCACTACCACAAACAGAATTATCTAAGAGAACAAACACATTATGGTACAAACTAAACGTATGGCTCAGGATGCTGATTTCTTAGGCATAAGATTCAGAAAGATTAGCTAAGTCTAGTGGAGAACTTGCAACAAGCCTGTAGCCCACTGAATTAGCAGCATAACAATCACCCAGCATTTTAGAATTCCATACCAAACTGAGTAAGTGAACTCAAACCAAATTGACAGAACTGTTATGCCAAAACAAACATTACGACCCATAAGCAAGATAATTACTGGTATATACATTATGTCCGCCCCGGTGACAGGATTACTTATCAAGTAGTACTATATAAAACCGGTCACTTGAAGTTACTATAATGCATGGCGTCAAACTTTCATTCAAATCGTTTATCAACAATTCACACATTAAAATGGAGAAACGCTGGGATGCAGTACAGCACTAGGATAGGATCATGAACATGAACATGTGCAGAAACCAGAGACTATAAACCATGAGGCAAAAATAAGTGAAGTCGCAAACATGTAATTATGGCTTGTGCTGCTAGCATAAAAACATGGTAAACAACAGTAATTATGACGAGAAGTTCAGAACATATCAAAAGTAAACTTAGTTTTGATTGTCACCCATTATTGCAGCTCTGAGCACAATCACTTCAGTATCATGCAGGATGAACTCCCAACCCAACAAATCCTAGAATCCTATTCGCTGGGATAcaattgtgcttcctacttgtggTACTATGCAGATGCAACAAGCTTGTCGATCGAGGCAAGAACAACACATGAATAGATGTGATATGACTAGCATATATATAGTATAAGAGCAAGTAACATTGGTGAACAAGAAAAAAGGAGAGGAAGGTGGTCTTACAAGTAGTACAGTAACTGGATTCAGTACTCGGGAGCAAGGAAGGCGGGCGGCCATGCGAGAAAGTAGGCGAAGATGGGGTGTCCGTAATCCATGCCGGTTTCCGTGGACAGACGCTCGAGCTTGCCCGTATCGAGATGGAACGAGAAGCGGCCGTACCCCATGGTTCTgatgaaaaccttcccggagcggGCGGCGTCCATGTCGCTGGGCCAGACGCTGAGGGTCCTGAACATGGGGTGATTGGGCAGGCCAGGCATCATGTCGCAGAGCACGCGCAAGTCGACGATTTTCCTCTCGAGAAGCCAGCCCCTGTCGCTCCACCTGGTCTGCCCGCGCACCCAGAGCTGCAGCTGGCTCTCGGCGTCGGTCACGATGCAGAGGCGCCCGTCCTCCGGCGTCTCCCCGACGCGGTACTTGGCGCAGCCCAGCGCGTCCGGCGCCCGCAGGTAGGAGAACTTGAGCGTGGACGGGTCCAGCACGAGCACGCGCCAGGAGTTGCAGATGTGCCAGTAGATCTTCCCGGCGGCGTGCACGCCGCGTTTCTCGAACAACCAGGGGTCGAATTCGACCAGGACATCCTCGTCCCGTGGGAGCGCGCGCCAGCTGCATTCGCCGTCGTCGACGGACGCGACCCAGGCGCGCGGGTGCCCGTCGTCGATGGCGAAGCAGATGGCCTCGAAGGAGAGCCTGCTGGGGTGCGCGCGGGAGAGGAGCGCGGAGCCGATGTAGTACCTGGAGGCGCGCCAAATGCGGTCGTCGGGGACCGTGTCGCGCGGGGGCGGCGGGAGGAGCACGCGGCGGCGGGTGGCcgggtcgaggacgaggaagcggGGGAGGATGCCCTTGGGGAGTTTGACGGCcggttcgaggaggaggaggccttggTGGGAGTCGTAGAGCTGGAAGTTGGAGGCGTCCGGGGCGAAGTCGAGGGAGAGGCGCGGGACGGAGGCGTCGAGGGGGTCGAACACGGCGTCGTAGCAGGTTCGATCGGAGTCCTTGGTGGGGTGGAAGAAGTAGCCGAGGAGCGGGGCTGCGCGGGGGCAGCAACGGGAGGCCACGCGGCGCCAGCGGTGGCAGGCGAGGGCGGCACGGAGGAGGTCGGCCGCGGGGAGACGGCGGAGGATGTCGCGGAGGTCGTCGTTGTCGAGGACATCGATGGTCGCCGCCATCTTGGGCTCCGCCGGCGGTGGGGGAGGAACCGAGGTAGACGAAGGTGGGGTTTTGGTTTCGCCTAGGTTCTTCCTCGTCATTGTTGTGGGTGGAGCGAGGCTGCTTCCGGTTCTGGAACTGGAATCTTTTTATCTAACGTTTCGTTCAGGCTTTGTGGTGCGGCTTGGGGCAACttttttcgaattttgaaatgGTGGTGATGTTTGGTGTGAACAGTTTCCTGCTTCCCGAACGTCTGCTCCCGCAAAATACCTTTGCTGCTTCAGCAAAATACTcctacatttcaaaatataagttTTTGGAGAAAGCTATTTTAGCTTTCTAAAAGGCTTATATTTGCAACACTTCACATTTTTTATTGCATATTTGCCCTATGATCGCCACATGTCAGTAACACATGGTGTGGCAAATATGCAAAGTGCACAAAATAAaagtgtggcaaatgtgcaattcCCCTGATCTGAGAAATATACCAACGGTTTTGGCAGATAAGCTCAACCATTCGCGAATTGATATACACCTTTCCTCACCCCTTCCTCCCCAAACAAGAAAAAACTATCGATATCATTTCATTCTTACATCTTTTGGAGACATGTCTCGTGTCGGCTAAACCCCTCCTACCTATTATTACAAGATTTCCTTTTATTTCTCCAAGGACCACGAAGATGAGGAAGTTTCGTTAGCAGGCCTCCAAGGTATAGCATTGGCTAAGGAGGGTTTCATTTGGAGAATTGGCAACGGTGAGTTCGTCAAAATTTGCGAACATCCTTGGATCCTCACTCTATGGAACAGGATAGTTGCATCTCCACGGAATGGTAGTTTATTAGAGAGAGTAGCTGATTTGATCATGTTACTGGCATTTGGGATGAACAGTTGGTAATCGATACATTTGATGAACATGATGGAAGACTGATTCTTAGTATGCATGTTGGTGCTAATCTCGAGGATTTTGCCGTTTGGCATTCTGATGACAAAGGGATGCACTCGGTGAAACAAGCCTATAAATTGCTAGTCCAGCTTGTTGAGAATGTTCGGACTTGGGGGCGGTCTGGGAACACAAAACATATATGCAGCCTGAACAATGGAGGAGATGAATGTTGCCGACATATTTGGCAAGGTCCATGCCTGCCCAAAATAAAGATGTTTATATGGAGGGTGACTCATAATTCTCTTGCCTTGAGACCAAATCTGCGGAAGCGTGGGGTTGCACTAGAAACTGGCAGATGTCTTTTCTGTAATGCAGATGAGGATTAAGGAGCACACCTGTTTATCAAGTGCAAGTATGTGAAGGAAGCTTTGTGGTGCGTGGGTTTAGAGGATGTGAGGAGAGAACCGAGTCTGTCATGCTCAGTATGTGAAGGAAGCTTAGCGGTGCATGGGTTTAGAGGATGTGAGGAGAGAACTGAGTCTGTCGTGCTTAGTATGTGAAGGAAGCTTGGCAGTGCATGGGTTTAGAGGATTTGAGCAGAGAACCGAGTCGGTCGTGCTCTGCGGTACATGCATTGGATATAGTTTGGACGAAGTCAATGAAGGTGAGAGTGCATATTTTGACCCTTTGGTGGTTATGGTGGTGCAATCGTAATAAACTAAGGGAAGGTGAGAAAACATTTGGTGCAGAAGCTATTGCACATCAAGTTCGTTGTACCGTGGTTGAATACTTGGAGGTTTCACACGAGAAAAATAA encodes:
- the LOC124651236 gene encoding uncharacterized protein LOC124651236; this encodes MTRKNLGETKTPPSSTSVPPPPPAEPKMAATIDVLDNDDLRDILRRLPAADLLRAALACHRWRRVASRCCPRAAPLLGYFFHPTKDSDRTCYDAVFDPLDASVPRLSLDFAPDASNFQLYDSHQGLLLLEPAVKLPKGILPRFLVLDPATRRRVLLPPPPRDTVPDDRIWRASRYYIGSALLSRAHPSRLSFEAICFAIDDGHPRAWVASVDDGECSWRALPRDEDVLVEFDPWLFEKRGVHAAGKIYWHICNSWRVLVLDPSTLKFSYLRAPDALGCAKYRVGETPEDGRLCIVTDAESQLQLWVRGQTRWSDRGWLLERKIVDLRVLCDMMPGLPNHPMFRTLSVWPSDMDAARSGKVFIRTMGYGRFSFHLDTGKLERLSTETGMDYGHPIFAYFLAWPPAFLAPEY